In Porphyrobacter sp. LM 6, one DNA window encodes the following:
- a CDS encoding tyrosine-type recombinase/integrase, translating to MGKLTAKQVKDALKVPGSYQDGDGLFLKVDKRGGASWYVRVQSGGKRRDVSLGTAKLISLAEARGMAVLARKAIKIEGRDIIAERRKDKAEAVTFRQAAVQYHSENKGGWKSEGYSEQWLASLERHVFPRFGDRPANDIVASDIIAALSPIWQAYPETGRRVRHRICTVLNFAHARGWRTHEAPSSNGSLKAGNGLPKQTGERQHRKAMPYKAVPEFLEQLRAKPSFGRLALEFAVLTSARSQEARLATWEEIDLEAKLWTCPGEHMKRGKTHIVPLSEAALAVLRKAAALKLAGSNLIFPGMSGGPMSDMTLLKVLRDAGEPFHVHGFRSTFTDWAADKTTFPNAVVDAAKAHKTPDATEAAYRRTTHLEKRTKLMEAWGAYCASRTGGKVIDFPNAVNAG from the coding sequence ATGGGGAAGCTGACTGCCAAGCAAGTTAAAGACGCGCTGAAGGTGCCGGGGTCGTATCAGGACGGCGACGGCCTTTTTCTGAAAGTCGATAAGCGCGGCGGAGCCTCATGGTATGTGCGGGTGCAGAGCGGAGGAAAGCGGAGGGACGTTTCCCTTGGCACCGCTAAGCTTATTTCGCTGGCAGAGGCGCGGGGAATGGCCGTGCTCGCCCGCAAGGCAATCAAGATCGAAGGGCGGGACATTATCGCGGAGCGCCGCAAGGATAAGGCAGAGGCGGTGACATTCCGCCAAGCGGCGGTGCAGTATCACAGCGAGAATAAGGGCGGCTGGAAAAGCGAGGGCTATTCGGAGCAATGGCTCGCCAGTTTGGAGCGGCACGTCTTTCCCCGCTTTGGCGATCGGCCCGCAAATGACATTGTGGCGAGCGACATAATCGCGGCGCTCTCGCCCATCTGGCAGGCATATCCCGAAACAGGGCGGCGGGTGCGGCACCGTATCTGCACCGTGCTGAATTTCGCCCACGCGCGCGGCTGGCGCACACATGAAGCCCCTTCGAGCAATGGCTCCCTGAAAGCAGGAAACGGCCTGCCCAAGCAGACGGGCGAGCGCCAGCACCGTAAGGCTATGCCCTACAAGGCCGTGCCGGAATTTCTGGAGCAATTGCGGGCGAAGCCGTCATTCGGGCGGCTGGCGCTGGAATTTGCCGTGCTCACTTCGGCGCGGAGCCAAGAGGCGCGGCTGGCGACTTGGGAAGAGATCGACCTAGAGGCGAAGCTTTGGACGTGTCCTGGCGAACACATGAAGCGCGGCAAGACGCATATTGTCCCGCTAAGCGAGGCGGCGCTGGCGGTGTTGCGAAAGGCGGCGGCGCTGAAGCTGGCAGGCTCCAATCTGATCTTTCCCGGCATGAGCGGCGGGCCAATGTCGGACATGACATTGCTGAAAGTCCTGCGGGATGCGGGCGAGCCGTTCCACGTGCATGGCTTTCGATCGACATTTACCGATTGGGCGGCGGACAAAACCACCTTCCCCAATGCCGTGGTTGATGCTGCGAAGGCGCACAAGACACCGGATGCGACTGAAGCGGCCTATCGCCGGACAACCCATTTGGAGAAGCGCACGAAGCTTATGGAGGCTTGGGGCGCATATTGTGCCAGCCGCACGGGCGGAAAGGTGATCGACTTCCCAAATGCGGTAAACGCGGGCTAA
- the lon gene encoding endopeptidase La, with product MTQTYPLLPLRDIVVFPGMVVPLFVGRDKSVAALEAAMEASKDIVLLAQLDPGCDDPDGDDLYDVGVVAQVLQLLKLPDGTVRVLVEGKSRARLAALEDVGTHLLAEVEAVTPETVAGSEVTALMRQVVEQFGEYVKLNKKLGEDAGVDLSEVDDAGQLADTIAAAISAKVSDKQGLLTETNPLKRLELVMSFMEGELSVLQVERRIRGRVKRQMEKTQREYYLNEQLKAIQSELGGGDDGEGNEIAELTEKIEKTKLSKEARAKANAELKKLRSMQPMSAEATVIRNYLDVLLGLPWGKKSKLKKDIGRAQAILDADHYALEKVKDRIVEYLAVQARTNKLKGPILCLVGPPGVGKTSLGKSIAKSTGREFVRQSLGGVRDEAEIRGHRRTYIGSMPGKIVANLKKAGTSNPLFLLDEIDKLGQDFRGDPASALLEVLDPEQNAKFQDHYLELDLDLSDIMFVCTANSLNLPQPLLDRMEIIRLEGYTEDEKVEIAQRHLVEKQVKAHGLKKGEFTLKEEALRDLIRYYTREAGVRTLEREIAKLCRKSLRRILEKKSDSVTITPENLGEFSGVRKFKHGVSEAEPQVGAVTGLAWTSVGGELLTIESVTTPGKGEIKTTGKLGQVMNESVQAAFSFVKARAPAYGIKPSVFNRKNIHIHLPEGAVPKDGPSAGIGMVTSIVSTLSGIPVRPEVAMTGEVTLRGRVLAIGGLKEKLLAALRGGIKTVLIPEDNVKDLAEIPANAKEGLEIIPVAHVDEVLARALTQPLEPIEWTEADDLASQPGGAPAAAAPVAGENPTAH from the coding sequence ATGACCCAGACCTACCCTCTCCTCCCGCTGCGCGACATCGTCGTGTTCCCCGGCATGGTCGTCCCGCTGTTTGTCGGGCGCGACAAATCCGTGGCGGCGCTGGAAGCCGCGATGGAAGCCTCCAAGGATATCGTCCTGCTCGCCCAGCTCGATCCGGGCTGCGATGATCCGGATGGCGATGATCTCTACGATGTCGGCGTGGTGGCGCAGGTGCTGCAGCTGCTGAAGCTGCCCGATGGCACGGTGCGCGTGCTGGTCGAAGGCAAGTCCCGCGCCCGCCTCGCTGCGCTCGAGGACGTCGGCACCCACTTGCTGGCCGAGGTCGAGGCGGTCACGCCCGAGACCGTTGCCGGCAGCGAAGTCACCGCGCTGATGCGCCAGGTGGTCGAGCAGTTCGGCGAATATGTGAAGCTCAACAAGAAGCTTGGAGAAGATGCCGGGGTCGACCTTTCCGAGGTCGATGATGCCGGGCAGCTGGCCGATACCATCGCGGCTGCGATTAGCGCCAAGGTGTCGGACAAGCAGGGCCTGCTGACCGAGACCAATCCCCTGAAGCGGCTCGAACTGGTGATGTCCTTCATGGAAGGCGAGCTGTCGGTGCTCCAGGTCGAACGCCGCATCCGCGGGCGCGTGAAGCGCCAGATGGAGAAGACCCAGCGCGAATATTACCTCAACGAGCAGTTGAAGGCGATCCAGTCCGAACTGGGCGGCGGCGACGACGGCGAGGGTAACGAGATCGCCGAACTCACCGAGAAGATCGAGAAGACCAAGCTTTCCAAGGAAGCCCGCGCAAAGGCCAATGCCGAGCTCAAGAAGCTGCGTTCGATGCAGCCGATGAGCGCTGAGGCAACCGTGATCCGCAACTATCTCGACGTGCTGCTCGGCCTGCCGTGGGGCAAGAAGTCGAAGCTGAAGAAGGACATCGGTCGCGCACAGGCGATCCTCGATGCCGATCACTATGCGCTCGAGAAGGTCAAGGACCGCATTGTCGAGTATCTCGCGGTGCAGGCACGCACCAATAAGCTGAAGGGGCCGATCCTGTGCCTCGTCGGCCCGCCGGGCGTGGGCAAGACCTCGCTCGGCAAGTCGATCGCCAAGTCGACGGGCCGCGAATTCGTGCGGCAGTCGCTGGGCGGCGTGCGTGACGAGGCGGAAATCCGCGGCCACCGCCGCACCTATATCGGCTCGATGCCGGGCAAGATCGTTGCCAACCTCAAGAAGGCGGGGACCAGCAATCCGCTGTTCCTGCTCGACGAGATCGACAAGCTCGGACAGGATTTCCGCGGCGATCCGGCTTCGGCGCTGCTCGAAGTGCTCGACCCGGAACAGAACGCGAAGTTCCAGGACCACTATCTGGAGCTGGACCTCGACCTTTCGGACATCATGTTCGTTTGCACCGCGAACAGTCTCAACCTGCCGCAGCCGCTGCTCGACCGGATGGAGATCATCCGGCTCGAAGGCTACACTGAGGACGAGAAGGTCGAGATTGCCCAGCGCCACCTCGTGGAAAAGCAAGTGAAGGCGCACGGCCTCAAGAAGGGTGAATTCACCCTCAAAGAAGAGGCTCTGCGCGATCTCATCCGCTATTACACACGCGAGGCCGGTGTCCGCACGCTCGAGCGCGAGATCGCCAAGCTGTGCCGCAAGTCCCTGCGCCGGATCCTCGAGAAGAAGTCCGACAGCGTCACGATCACGCCGGAAAACCTCGGCGAGTTCTCGGGCGTGCGCAAGTTCAAGCATGGCGTGTCCGAAGCCGAGCCGCAGGTCGGCGCGGTGACGGGGCTGGCGTGGACGTCGGTTGGCGGCGAGTTGCTCACCATCGAAAGCGTAACCACCCCGGGCAAGGGCGAGATCAAGACCACCGGCAAGCTCGGCCAGGTCATGAATGAGAGCGTCCAGGCGGCCTTCAGCTTTGTGAAGGCGCGCGCGCCCGCCTATGGCATCAAGCCGAGCGTCTTCAATCGCAAGAACATCCACATCCACCTGCCCGAAGGTGCGGTGCCCAAGGACGGGCCGAGTGCCGGCATCGGGATGGTCACTTCGATCGTCTCGACCCTGAGCGGTATTCCCGTGCGGCCCGAAGTGGCGATGACCGGTGAAGTCACGCTGCGCGGCCGGGTGCTGGCTATCGGCGGGTTGAAGGAAAAGCTGCTCGCGGCGCTGCGGGGTGGGATCAAGACGGTTCTCATCCCCGAGGACAACGTCAAGGATCTGGCCGAAATCCCCGCCAACGCGAAGGAAGGGCTGGAGATCATCCCTGTCGCGCATGTCGACGAGGTGCTGGCGCGCGCGCTGACCCAGCCCCTTGAGCCGATCGAATGGACCGAGGCCGATGATCTGGCGAGCCAGCCGGGCGGCGCTCCGGCGGCTGCCGCTCCGGTCGCGGGGGAGAACCCGACCGCACATTGA
- a CDS encoding HU family DNA-binding protein, whose protein sequence is MNKNDLISAVADTSGLSKSDAASAVESVFDTITKALSGGDEVRLVGFGTFSVAKRKASTGRNPRTGEPMKIKASIQPKFKAGKGLKDAVN, encoded by the coding sequence ATGAACAAGAACGACCTGATCAGCGCCGTCGCCGATACCAGCGGTCTGTCCAAGAGCGATGCCGCGAGCGCGGTTGAAAGCGTGTTCGACACGATTACCAAGGCCCTTTCGGGCGGCGACGAAGTGCGTCTGGTCGGGTTCGGCACCTTCTCGGTGGCCAAGCGCAAGGCTTCGACCGGCCGTAACCCGCGCACGGGAGAGCCGATGAAGATCAAGGCGTCGATCCAGCCGAAGTTCAAGGCGGGCAAGGGTCTGAAGGACGCGGTCAACTAA
- a CDS encoding YbcC family protein, with the protein MNHADIAPARFSAVLEAAEGAARAIPPAFPLDATVAVNPFLGQTGEDLATTAARLARVAGVRVTRTGAEYAAAIAEGQITDEDLADALAANASPLKPTDVASLRALAERLGDGPAPRALPTVADLAAEATGIDWPALIDKCIGLWAAGQFDRGQALWSPAPGSEAFTAWRAWALHDLTPEIAGLEGFCAHVACAPDTTERAILSAAETLGIADAAAPTAFHRLYMSLGGWAQHARWLLWQAELVGDTDRTLLDLLAIRLIWDEALLVQTPQIAERWAATVAAHAAPVTATAEDVALAILQDAADRGHQRRLTAALDGATDVVERPFLQAAFCIDVRSEVFRRALESVDHSISTIGFAGFFGLPLAHHAHGSDILEARLPVLLNPAVNTTSAGDPAKDHATRIAARGRRAWGRFRQAAVSSFAFVEAMGPVYAVKLVKSALGFTPAAKPEPAPEVIGGMSAEAKADTGAAVLKAMSLTKGHGEIVLLLGHGGNVTNNPHESAYHCGACGGYTGEVSARLLAILLNDPETRAGLAARGVEVADDTLFVAGLHDTTTDAITIYEDGLPASRNGDLAKVRGWLAQAAKIARAERALRMPGVRGESIPARAQNWAEIRPEWGLAGCAAFIAAPREATQGRDLGGRAFLHSYDWQADAGFGTLELIITAPVVVASWISLQYYGSSVAPEMFGGGNKLIHNVVGGIGVIEGNGGKLRPGLPWQAVHDGDALAHEPLRLSVMIEAPREEILKVLEKHPAVRALFDNGWLHLFTLNGGKVDARYQPGLTWTNAAPASLAA; encoded by the coding sequence ATGAACCACGCAGACATCGCCCCCGCCCGCTTCTCGGCAGTGCTCGAAGCCGCCGAAGGTGCCGCCCGCGCGATCCCGCCGGCCTTCCCGCTCGATGCGACGGTCGCGGTCAATCCCTTCCTCGGCCAGACCGGCGAGGATCTCGCCACCACCGCCGCGCGGCTGGCCCGCGTCGCAGGGGTCCGCGTGACCCGCACGGGCGCCGAATATGCCGCTGCAATTGCCGAAGGCCAGATTACCGACGAAGACCTCGCCGATGCGCTGGCTGCGAACGCCTCGCCGCTCAAGCCGACCGACGTTGCCAGCCTGCGCGCCCTTGCCGAGCGGCTGGGCGATGGCCCCGCCCCGCGCGCGCTGCCGACCGTCGCCGATCTCGCGGCGGAAGCGACCGGCATCGATTGGCCCGCGCTGATCGACAAGTGCATCGGCCTGTGGGCTGCCGGCCAGTTTGACCGCGGGCAGGCGCTGTGGTCGCCCGCGCCGGGCAGTGAGGCCTTCACCGCATGGCGCGCCTGGGCGCTGCATGACCTCACCCCCGAAATCGCGGGACTCGAAGGTTTCTGCGCCCACGTGGCCTGCGCCCCGGACACCACCGAGCGTGCGATCCTTTCCGCCGCCGAGACGCTCGGCATTGCCGATGCCGCCGCGCCGACCGCGTTCCACCGCCTCTACATGAGCCTCGGCGGCTGGGCGCAGCACGCGCGCTGGCTGCTGTGGCAGGCCGAACTGGTGGGCGACACCGATCGCACGCTGCTCGATCTGCTCGCGATCCGCCTTATCTGGGACGAGGCGCTGCTGGTGCAGACCCCGCAGATTGCCGAACGCTGGGCCGCCACGGTTGCCGCGCACGCCGCGCCTGTCACCGCCACCGCCGAAGACGTCGCGCTTGCCATTCTTCAGGATGCGGCCGATCGCGGCCACCAGCGCCGCCTCACCGCCGCGCTCGATGGTGCGACCGATGTGGTGGAGCGGCCCTTCCTTCAGGCCGCCTTCTGCATCGACGTGCGTTCGGAAGTGTTCCGCCGCGCGCTCGAAAGCGTCGATCACTCCATCTCCACCATCGGCTTTGCCGGGTTCTTCGGCCTGCCGCTCGCACACCACGCGCATGGTTCGGACATTCTCGAAGCGCGCCTGCCGGTGCTGCTCAACCCTGCGGTCAACACCACCAGCGCGGGCGATCCGGCCAAGGATCATGCGACACGCATCGCCGCGCGCGGTCGACGCGCCTGGGGCCGCTTCCGTCAGGCGGCGGTCTCCTCCTTCGCCTTCGTGGAGGCGATGGGCCCGGTCTATGCGGTCAAGCTGGTCAAGTCGGCGCTGGGCTTCACTCCCGCCGCCAAGCCCGAACCCGCCCCCGAAGTGATCGGCGGAATGAGCGCCGAGGCCAAGGCCGATACCGGCGCGGCGGTGCTCAAGGCGATGAGCCTGACCAAGGGCCACGGTGAGATCGTGCTGCTGCTCGGCCACGGCGGCAACGTCACCAACAACCCGCATGAGAGCGCCTATCATTGCGGCGCCTGCGGCGGCTACACGGGCGAGGTTTCGGCCCGTCTGCTGGCGATCCTGCTCAACGATCCCGAAACCCGCGCCGGCCTTGCCGCACGCGGGGTCGAGGTGGCCGACGACACGCTGTTCGTCGCGGGTCTGCACGACACCACCACGGATGCGATCACCATCTACGAAGATGGCCTGCCCGCCTCCCGCAACGGCGATCTCGCCAAGGTGCGCGGCTGGCTGGCGCAGGCGGCGAAGATCGCCCGCGCCGAACGCGCACTGCGGATGCCCGGCGTGCGCGGCGAAAGCATCCCGGCACGCGCCCAGAACTGGGCCGAAATCCGCCCCGAATGGGGTCTGGCCGGATGCGCCGCCTTCATCGCCGCCCCGCGCGAGGCGACGCAGGGCCGCGACCTTGGCGGGCGCGCGTTCCTCCACTCCTATGATTGGCAGGCGGACGCGGGCTTCGGCACGCTCGAGTTGATCATCACCGCACCCGTCGTCGTGGCGAGCTGGATCTCGCTCCAGTACTACGGCTCCAGCGTCGCGCCGGAAATGTTCGGCGGCGGCAACAAGCTGATCCACAACGTCGTCGGCGGGATCGGGGTGATCGAGGGCAATGGCGGGAAGCTGCGTCCCGGCCTGCCGTGGCAGGCAGTGCACGATGGCGACGCGCTCGCGCATGAACCGCTGCGCCTCTCGGTGATGATCGAGGCCCCGCGCGAGGAAATCCTCAAGGTGCTCGAAAAGCACCCTGCGGTGCGCGCGCTGTTCGACAACGGCTGGCTGCACCTCTTCACGCTCAATGGCGGCAAGGTGGACGCGCGCTACCAGCCGGGCCTCACCTGGACCAACGCTGCTCCGGCTTCGCTGGCTGCCTGA
- a CDS encoding proton-conducting transporter transmembrane domain-containing protein, protein MPLALTILAPLALVPVILLALARPGKRPGSLPRLSEASAFAAFALALGGLVQTALKAAPELTTLVSGPIGLALRSDLVSASIATLVGFIGWIVMRYSRTYLDGEAREGAFHGLMLTTLAAVMLFVQAGTLPVLIIATFAVGLTLRQLLLFYPDRAEARRAATKFALVWHGGDALLAIAAALLFARFGTLELAGLTAAATTTGLGLAGTFAVAAIVAAAALKTAAFPLHGWLTEVMEAPTPVSALLHAGIINSGGVLLITAAPLVQASTGAMAALVMIGGFTALFGAAVMLTQSAVKTALAWSTISQMGFMLLQCGLGLWTLALLHIIAHSLYKAHAFLSSGGAVADVASIRRPGPVAVPSVAAVLKSFALALVIFAAIAGSFTYAFGPKTPQALALGAILIFGVAYLVAQGLADRAPVALTKRTAASALAAAIGYFSFQTIAQMIWGPLLPAAPMPGELEWAMIVIAVASFGLVAFAQALFPLWAHHPATAGLRVHLANGLYLNALLDRAIGGFRTTNR, encoded by the coding sequence ATGCCACTTGCCCTGACTATCCTTGCTCCGCTTGCTCTTGTTCCGGTGATCCTGCTCGCGCTGGCCCGTCCCGGCAAGCGCCCCGGCAGCCTGCCGCGCCTGTCCGAAGCCTCGGCCTTTGCCGCCTTCGCGCTGGCGCTGGGCGGGCTTGTCCAGACCGCGCTCAAGGCCGCGCCTGAGCTGACCACGCTCGTCAGCGGCCCCATCGGCCTTGCTCTTCGCAGCGACCTCGTCAGCGCCAGCATCGCTACGCTGGTCGGTTTCATCGGCTGGATCGTGATGCGCTACAGCCGCACCTATCTCGACGGAGAGGCGCGCGAGGGTGCGTTCCATGGGTTGATGCTGACCACCCTCGCGGCGGTCATGCTGTTCGTTCAGGCGGGCACCCTGCCGGTGCTGATCATCGCCACCTTCGCGGTCGGCCTGACGCTGCGCCAGCTGCTGCTGTTCTACCCCGACCGCGCCGAAGCCCGCCGCGCCGCGACCAAGTTCGCGCTCGTCTGGCACGGCGGCGACGCGCTGCTGGCGATTGCTGCCGCCCTGCTCTTCGCCCGCTTCGGCACGCTCGAACTCGCCGGTCTGACCGCCGCTGCCACCACCACCGGACTGGGCCTCGCGGGCACCTTCGCGGTCGCGGCGATCGTCGCTGCCGCCGCGCTCAAGACCGCCGCCTTCCCGCTCCACGGCTGGCTGACCGAGGTGATGGAGGCCCCCACCCCAGTCTCCGCGCTGCTCCACGCCGGGATCATCAACTCGGGCGGCGTGCTGCTCATCACCGCCGCGCCGCTGGTGCAGGCGAGCACCGGCGCGATGGCCGCGCTGGTGATGATCGGCGGCTTCACCGCGCTGTTCGGCGCAGCTGTCATGCTCACTCAGAGCGCGGTCAAGACGGCGCTCGCCTGGTCGACCATCTCGCAGATGGGCTTCATGCTGCTGCAATGCGGCCTTGGCCTTTGGACGCTGGCGCTGCTGCACATCATCGCCCACTCGCTCTACAAGGCGCACGCCTTCCTTTCCTCGGGCGGTGCGGTGGCCGATGTCGCCAGCATCCGCCGCCCCGGCCCGGTCGCCGTGCCGAGCGTTGCTGCGGTGCTCAAGAGCTTCGCCCTCGCGCTGGTCATCTTCGCCGCGATTGCCGGCAGCTTCACCTACGCCTTCGGCCCCAAGACGCCGCAAGCCCTGGCGCTCGGCGCGATCCTGATTTTCGGGGTGGCCTACCTCGTCGCACAGGGCCTGGCCGACCGCGCACCGGTTGCGCTCACCAAGCGTACCGCCGCCTCGGCGCTCGCCGCCGCCATCGGCTACTTCAGCTTCCAGACCATCGCCCAGATGATCTGGGGGCCGCTGCTGCCCGCCGCACCGATGCCGGGCGAGCTTGAATGGGCGATGATCGTGATCGCGGTCGCCAGCTTCGGTCTTGTCGCCTTTGCCCAGGCTCTGTTCCCGCTGTGGGCGCACCACCCGGCCACCGCAGGCCTGCGCGTCCATCTCGCCAACGGCCTCTACCTCAACGCCCTGCTCGATCGCGCGATCGGCGGCTTCCGCACCACCAACCGCTAA
- a CDS encoding surface-adhesin E family protein, with the protein MSLMFMLFALAQVSTQSGETEWQSAPEIKAEQSACPDGRASCDPWEKYRAKESQPQPWGNETPDYGWESEETTYWIYKSDISREGKNVTIWLNWKLKNPRPLGASKMLTRLTFDCAGRFRRSAETALTEDGSLYDQVDKLEDWTYIRPRSPYAVIANSLCSG; encoded by the coding sequence ATGAGCCTGATGTTTATGTTGTTCGCTCTCGCACAAGTATCAACGCAATCCGGCGAGACAGAGTGGCAATCAGCCCCAGAAATAAAGGCGGAGCAAAGTGCCTGCCCTGATGGAAGAGCGAGTTGCGATCCTTGGGAAAAGTATCGTGCGAAAGAGAGCCAGCCGCAGCCGTGGGGAAACGAAACCCCGGACTATGGTTGGGAAAGCGAGGAAACCACCTATTGGATATACAAATCCGACATCAGTCGGGAAGGCAAAAATGTTACCATATGGCTCAATTGGAAACTGAAAAATCCGCGCCCACTTGGAGCATCTAAAATGCTTACACGTCTAACCTTCGATTGTGCTGGACGCTTTCGTAGGTCTGCTGAGACGGCCCTCACGGAAGACGGCTCACTCTATGATCAAGTCGATAAGCTGGAAGACTGGACGTATATCAGACCCCGCTCCCCTTATGCCGTCATTGCCAATTCTCTTTGCTCAGGCTGA
- the rlmB gene encoding 23S rRNA (guanosine(2251)-2'-O)-methyltransferase RlmB, producing MSKGEKKRALRGRAGRMKGGRGSGRASSGQVRLWGRHAVEAALKNPERQHRKLWATPEGLESLDGELPADFPIEHAQAADLARLVAKDAPHQGLVLECAPLEDVFLDEVALGEADRPIVVLDQVTDPHNVGAIMRSAAAFNAAAIITQDRHAPPEGGVLAKSASGALETVPWVRVVNLARALEELAEAGYWRIGLAGEAEATFAEVMPTGPLAIVLGAEGEGMRHNIAAHCDVLARLPITSAIESLNVSNAAAIALYAVATRG from the coding sequence ATGAGCAAAGGTGAGAAAAAGCGCGCGCTGCGCGGCCGTGCAGGACGCATGAAGGGCGGACGCGGTTCGGGTCGGGCCAGTAGCGGGCAGGTGCGCCTGTGGGGCCGCCACGCAGTCGAGGCCGCGCTCAAGAACCCCGAGCGCCAGCACCGCAAGCTGTGGGCCACGCCCGAGGGGCTGGAAAGCCTCGACGGCGAGCTTCCGGCCGATTTCCCGATCGAGCACGCGCAAGCCGCAGACCTCGCCCGGCTCGTCGCGAAAGATGCACCGCATCAAGGGCTTGTGCTGGAATGCGCGCCGCTGGAAGATGTGTTCCTCGATGAAGTCGCGCTGGGAGAAGCTGACCGCCCGATCGTGGTGCTCGACCAGGTCACCGATCCGCACAATGTCGGCGCAATCATGCGCTCGGCCGCGGCCTTCAACGCCGCCGCGATCATCACGCAAGACCGCCACGCCCCGCCCGAAGGCGGCGTGCTCGCCAAGTCCGCCTCGGGCGCGCTCGAGACGGTGCCATGGGTGCGCGTGGTCAATCTCGCCCGCGCGCTCGAGGAACTGGCCGAGGCGGGATACTGGCGCATCGGCCTTGCCGGCGAGGCCGAGGCGACCTTTGCCGAAGTCATGCCCACCGGCCCGCTCGCGATCGTGCTCGGCGCCGAGGGTGAAGGCATGCGCCACAACATCGCCGCGCATTGTGATGTGCTCGCCCGCCTGCCGATCACCTCGGCGATCGAGAGCCTCAACGTCTCGAACGCGGCAGCGATTGCGCTTTATGCCGTGGCCACGCGCGGGTAA
- a CDS encoding helix-turn-helix domain-containing protein codes for MTYFEPVLCSVAQAALALGIGKTKTYELISEGLLDTVTIGTRRLVTVESIRRLVEKAQMDEAA; via the coding sequence ATGACTTACTTCGAACCCGTCCTTTGCAGTGTCGCTCAGGCGGCGCTCGCTTTGGGTATTGGCAAGACCAAGACCTATGAATTGATTTCAGAAGGCTTGCTCGACACCGTGACGATCGGAACGCGGCGGCTGGTGACAGTCGAAAGCATCCGGCGACTGGTGGAGAAAGCGCAGATGGATGAGGCGGCCTGA